AGAATCGCGGGAAAGAACGCCAACCAGTAGAGATTCCGCAGCAGAATTTGCTGGTTGCCTGAGTCGCTCATGGATTGCAGAATCACGTACGAGATGACGACGCCGATCAACGCACCGGCAGTATCCATCGCACGATGCAAACCGAATGCGCGGCCCCGTTGCTCTTTGGGAGTAACGTCGGCAATTAGTGCGTCGCGGGCACTGCCGCGAACACCTTTGCCGAAACGGTCCAAAAATCTCGCGATCAAGACAAAGAGCCAACTGCTCGCGACGGCGATTAACGGTTTCGCGACGGCTGAGAGAGTGTAGCCCGCGAAAATAAACCGCTTGCGGTTGCGAATGCGGTCGGAGTACCAACCGCTGAGACCTTTCAGAATACTCGCTGTAGCTTCGGCGATGCCTTCGATGACGCCGACGATGCCCGCGGATGCGCCGAGGACGGAAGTCAGGAAGATCGGAGTAATCGCATAGAGCATTTCACTCGAGATATCGGTGAAAAAGCTCACCCAACCAAGACGTTTGACGTCTGCCGGAAGCCGGGAGTCGTTCACGAATGGACCCCGCTCTTACGTGCGCTTGATGCTGTCGTGAAACTCGGTCACCATGGATTCCGTGACGGCCTGAAAACTTTCAGTCTTACGGTAGACGGCGCGCTGCCGCTCGTAGCTTCCGCCGCGATCCGTGATTATCTCGACGTGCTTCAGTTCGTCCAAACAGTTCTGCTGGATGGCGGAAGGCGTCAACGCATTGACCAAGAGGTGCAAGTCGTCGCGCATGTGCCGCGTCGTGCCGTCGTCCGTGTGAACGATGTCGGCGTCGAGTCCCCAGCGTGTGGCGCGCCACTTGTTCTCTTTGATGAACCAGTATTTGTGAATCGGGAGTTGCTCGCCGTTGTCGTAGAGATCTTCAAGATAACAAATCAAGCATTGCGCCATCGCCACGAGCGCAAGAACGTCGTCGAGGTCGGGCGTGCCGTCGCAAATGCGAATTTCAATCGTGCCGAATTTCGGATGCGGACGCACATCCCACCAGATTTCCTGAATAGACTGAATCGCACCGGAGTGAATCAGAGTTTTCATGAAACGCTGGAATTCTGCCCAGTTTAGCATGCGCTGCGGGAGACCTGCTGTGGGCATGGCCTCAAAAACCTTGATACGGCAGGACGCAAGGCCGGTTTCTTCGCCCATGAAATACGGCGACGCCGCGGACAGCGCGAGCAAATGCGGCAAGAAAGTCGTCATCGCGTTGAAAATCGCAATTGCTTTTTCGGCATTCTTGATTCCCACGTGCACATGCAGGCCCATGATCATCGCCCGACGCGCGGGCCATTGCATCTTGTTGACCAACGTCAT
This region of Calditrichota bacterium genomic DNA includes:
- a CDS encoding glutamate--cysteine ligase — protein: MALIYNGSPEPTLGVECELLLLDPKTWQPVNRVPELLAILGDVGWAKPELLRCIVEVITTPCRTVADVKTELVDKFCKVEAAANQLGLTTCFMATHPTAMWHDMAITDNQRYMTLVNKMQWPARRAMIMGLHVHVGIKNAEKAIAIFNAMTTFLPHLLALSAASPYFMGEETGLASCRIKVFEAMPTAGLPQRMLNWAEFQRFMKTLIHSGAIQSIQEIWWDVRPHPKFGTIEIRICDGTPDLDDVLALVAMAQCLICYLEDLYDNGEQLPIHKYWFIKENKWRATRWGLDADIVHTDDGTTRHMRDDLHLLVNALTPSAIQQNCLDELKHVEIITDRGGSYERQRAVYRKTESFQAVTESMVTEFHDSIKRT